GAAATTGGGTGGGGTCACTGATGTCTGTCCGCCGGGGGGAGTTGGGTGAGGAGGAAGCTGCCGCTGCGGTGTTGGGCGGTCGCAATGCGCGCGGGGGCGTCGTGCTGGCCGCCGAGTGTCAGGAGGTCCTTGAGTGGGCGCAAGCACGAATCGATGAATTGATCGGTTTGACCGAGGCCAAAGAACACTTCACGATGTGGCGCACCGCACTCCAAACCAGCCACCATCGTCTCGAGCACAGCGGCGCGGTGACCTCCAGCGCAGAAAATCACATGGTGTTTCTGGGCGCGCCGGGTACGGCGAAAAGGACGTTCGCTCGGGTCATCGCTGAGGTGTTGTTCGGGGTGGGCACGCTTACCCGCCCCGATGTCACCAAAGTCGCCGCCCACCACATCACTGTGAGCGACCCCGCGCGCAGCACGGCCAAAATGAAGGAGGTGTGCGAACAAGCGCGCGGTGGGGTGTTGTTTATCGACCAGGCCCACCGACTCGTCTCGGACACCGAGGACCACTGTTGTTGTGGTGTGGATGCGATCATCACACTGCAGGCGTGCATGGCGCAGTATTGCGACGAACTCGTCGTCATCCTCGCCGGCTATCCCGGCCCGATGCAGGATTTCTTGACAGCCCACACCGGGCTGGCCGCCCGATTTCCCGTCACGCTGGCTTTCGCCAGCTACACCCCCGAAGAAATCGTTGCCCTCGGACACCGCTTCGCTGTCAAGGAACACCTCGTCGTCGAGGACACCGCCTGGCAGCTGTTGGGTGCTGAAGCGACCCGGTTGCGGTCGATCCCGTACGGCCCCGGGACGCTGCTGGATGTGGCCGGCAACGCCCGTTATGTCGGTGAGGTGATCGCGGTGTGCCGGCGTGCGCGGACCCGTCGATTGCGCAGGCTAGCGCCCAGCCCTCGCGATCTCGAGCAACTTGTGTGCACCGATCCGTGCGTGCTTAACGTCAGCGCCGCGGATATGGGACGTGCGATCGCTGCAGCGCGCCCTGCCGTGGCGCCCTAAATTCGGTGTACCGACATTGATCCCGGGAGCGCCGAAATCCCGGGTGCTCTGAATGCGGTGACAAGCATGTTGATCACGAACCTCCTGAAGTTGCTCTGAGTCCGGTGGTGGTCGCGAATGCGCGCCGGTGATCGCCAAGCGCAGTATGCCCGGCATGGGTATTCGCTGGGAGGTGTGGGTTCTCGTGGGGGAGAAGGTGGTTGAACTGCGAGTCAGAGGCAGCTGCGTCACTGCGGGTGGGGTGGGAAGCCGGGGTGAAAACTTTGTACCGGGGGATGTGAATCGGGAGGCGTGTTGGTCGGGGTGGCCGGCGGATGGTGAGCCTGTTGCATCGAGAGTGGCGGGTGTGTACAGGCGGTGTGGGCGAGACGAGGTGGATGTTTTTTGGGGTTTGCTGGTTGTGCGGGACGGGTGGAGCAAATGTGTGTCAGGGCGCGGCCGCTGGTAGTTGCGTGTTGAACTAAAATTCGGGGGGGGGGTTAACTCTAGGCCTTCTTGAATCTCTGCAAGCATTGGTTCCTTTATTTCGTATAGTTTGCGTGACTCGATGTTTGCCGGGCCAACTTGACTGCTCTCACCCCAACTCGGCCGAAACTAAGCTGGTTCTCAGCTACCTTCTGACCATCCGAATTCGACTCACCGTTCAAAGGAGATGGTCGTGCAGCTCGCAGCCCGCCCGCACATCACCCCCGCAGCCGCGTTAGCCAGCGCCGCTGCCCCCGGCTCCCGATCCGATGGCCTCACACCTACCCGGCCGTCACGTGGCCGATAACTACGCCAGATGAGCGTGTCCACCGTTTAACTGTCCCGACGCCAGCCGCCACCATGGTGGGCTTGTTCGCCGGGGCGGAGAGCGACTCGCCTTGCTGGCCACCGAATCAAACGCGGCCACAATGCCCGCGAATGTCGTTAGCGCTCAATTCTTTTCAGGACCATGTCTCAAAGCATCGTTTTATCGACTATGACAGGAAGGCTCGCAGATGAAACGCAAACAGCACACAACGAGGCGGAATCGCCGTCACGCCAAGGCGCGCCGTGGTGGCCGTGTGATCGGCCTGGGTACGGCCGCCGGTGCTTTTCTGACTGCCGCGATGAGCCCGATAGCAACCGCGCCTCCCGCGCGCGCCGGGGTGCTCGACGCGATCATTGACCCGATCATCCAGCCGGTCATCTCCGCGGCCACCACCGCTGCCCAAGAGGGCATTAATGCGGGCGCGGTCGCCCTCGACGGTGTCGGTGCGGGCACGGTCGCCCTCGACGGTGTTGGCGCGAGCGCGGCTGCGTTCACCGGCATTCATTCGGCCGCTCTGGAGGGCATTACCAACAGCATCAATGCCAGCGCCGCCGCCCTCAATGCCGGCATGCTGAGCACCACTCTCGATGGTGTGTATGCCAATGCTGCTGCCGCCTTCAATGCCGGCGGTCTCGGTGCGGCGGTCTCGGCCGCGGAGGAGTCTCCTCGAGCTGAGCTGAACAACCTCGTGTACAACGCGTTCGACAACTTCTACACCACGATCTACACCGCCGGCCAGGGCTGGATCACCAGCCCCACCGGTGAACAACTGGACGGGTTGATCAACGCGCCCTTCCTGGCCTTGTTCGGGCGCGACCTGATCGGCAACGGCGTCAACAACTTCACCGGCACCAACACCTCGCTACTCGGCCAAACCAACCTCTTCGGCAACCTCAGCGACGGCGGATTCCTCTTCGGCGACGGCGGAACCGGCGCGGCCGGCACCGCCGCCCACCCGGCCGGGTTCGCCGGCGGGGCCGCCGGACTGATCGGCAACGGCGGCAACGGCGGCGCCGCGTTTAACGGCAGCAGTTTGGCGGGCGCCTCCCTCACTGGCGGTTCCGGCGGTCCCGGCGGGATCCTGATGGGCAACGGCGGTGGCGGCGGTCTCGGTGGCAACACAACCGGCACCCTCGGCGGCATCGGTGGCCAGGGCGGCGCGGGCGGGTTCCTGTTCGGTAACGGCGGCGACGGCGCCGTCGGCGGCCTCGGCACTGTCGCCGCCGGTAACGGCGGTGAGGGCGGTAACGGTGCCTGGCTGGTCGGCAATGGGGGCAGCGGTGGCTTCGGCGAGACAGTAGGAAGCGTCAACGCGCATGGTGGTTTCGCCGGGGTGGGCGGGATGCTCGCCGGCAACGGCGGCACCGGCGGTGGGGCTGGCAAGGCCGCCGACGTCCGTCCCGGCGGCGTCGCCGGGCTCCTCGGCCAAACAGGCGCCCCGGGCAGCGTGACCCCCTAGCCGCCGATAAGACCCTCCGGCCTCTAGACGCCACAGGCTACGGACACCCAGAACCACCCACAGCAAAGGAAGTAAACGCACATGAAACAGCTAGCAGGCCCCCGGCCCCTCCTCACCGCGGCCGCCGCGACAATATCCGCTGGCATGATCGCCCTCACACCCACGGTCTCCAACGATCTGGCCGCCGACATCCAACACAGCATGACCGATCTGCAGCAACGCGCGGTCGAACTCACCGACTACGTCGCCAACCCCATCCAAGACTGGATCACCACATTCCAGGCCGCGGGCACCAACCTCTCGTCGCTGTACACACAATTTCAGCAGTACCCGTTCGCGGATGCGCAACAGATCGCCGCCAACTTTTTGCAATACGCAGTCCAGTATGTGACGCCGTACCAAGCGGCCGGAAACGACGCGGTCAGTTTCTTTCTCGGAACCTCCCCCGAGAATCCTGTAGATTTCGTTCCGCAAGTTGCGATCGGACTGGCTGATCTTCAGGCGGGAAACTTCGCCGCCGGGATTCCCGCGCTTACGTCAACGATATGGGGGGATCTTGCCGTAGGAGTCCTTCAATCGCTCGAAACGATTCCGCGGATCCTTAATCCGATTACGCAGAACATCGCGAACGCGACTGACTACCTGACGACAACGTGGCTGGGCAATGTCCCTGGATACTTTGCCACCTGGTTTATGTCCACGGTTTTCGACCCGATCGGTGTGGGCGTTCAGAATGTTTACAATTCACTCGCCGCCGGGGATCCGCTCGGCGCCGTGATCAACACGATCGATATCCCCGCCCTGGTGACAAACTCGGTGCTCAACGGAACCCTCAACACAAAAACCGGGCTCTACAACGCGGGCTTGATCGCCGATGGAAACCCTGGCCTCCTCAAGTACTTCATCATCGTGACCCCGCAAGGGCTTGCCAAAGATATGGTCGCCCCGGGCGCCCAGAACATTATGAGTGGCGGCAGCCTCGAGTATGCGTTGGGGTACTTGGCGAACGTGGTGACCACCGGCTTCCCCACCCCGCAGACTGTTTTCGACAATCTGGTCAACGTCATCCAAACCTATGCGGCTATCCCCAGTGCTGCGGCCGCCGCGGTCACCAGCGGGGGTGACTTCGCTGCTTTGGCACCGGCAGCTAGCAGTGTCATGGCTGGTTTGTCGGGTGGGTTGCCCGGTCTGTCGGCAGATGCGTTGAAGGCGTTTGATCCGGCGATGGTGACCAATATCGCGGCGTCGTTGGGTCCGTCGTTGGGTTCGTCGTTGGGTTCGTCGTTGGGGGCGAATCTGGCGGGGTCGTTGGCGACGACGCTGTCGGTCGATCTCTCGACGCTCGCGCTGCACATCTTGTCTGCATTGTGAGTCTCAGCAAGGCCAGGTGTCAGGCAATGGCAATTGGCTCCTTTCGCTGTTGCTGTGGGGTATGCCGGCGGCCCGATCGGCGCCGCCGGCTACGGCCGGGTGTTGGGGGTACATCGATGATCCGGATTTGGTGGGCGACGTCCACGTGGTGTTGTGGCGCTAATTCCTCACTGCCAGCGTGTGTTGCCGCACGCGGCGTGGCCTGATCTGTGTGCGGTCACCGATGTTTGTCTGTCGGCGGGAATGGGGTGAGGAGGAAGCCGCCGATGAAGTAGGGGGCGGTGCCGGTGTTGAGGGCCGGTTGATCGTGCGGGCACGCGCGGTGCTTGAGGAGCCGGGATGCCGGACGGTCGCTTCTGGTACCGGTATGGGGGAGGCGGGCACCGACACCAGTCGTGGTATGTGCGCAAGTGCCGGGCTGGCCGGTGAGTGTCGGGAGGTGCTGGAGTGGGCGCGGGCGCGTGTCGATGAGTTGGTCGGTGTGGCCGAGGCGAAAGAACGATTCGCGTTGTGGTGCACCGCATTTCAGATCGACCAGTGTCGTGTCGAGCATGGTCTGGTGAGGTCGTGTGCGGGAAACCATATGGTGTTTCTAGGTGCACCGGGTACGGGGAAAACGACGTTCGCTCGGGTGGTGGGTGAGGTGTTGTTCGGGGTGGGCACGCTCACACGCCCGCAGGTCACCGTGGTCAGCGCAGGTGACATCGTCGGGGGTGACCTTTGGCGCGGCGCGGCCAGGATGAGGGATGTGTGCGAGGACGCGCGCGGTGGGGTGTTGTTGATCGACGAGGCTTATCGGCTGGTCCCCGACACCGAAGACCACTGTTTCGGTGTGGAGGCGATCACCACACTGCGAGCGTGCATGGCGGCATACCGTAACGGGCTTGTGGTCATCCTGGCCGGCTGCCCCGGCCCGATGCGCGACTTCTTGACAGACCATGCTGGGTTGGCCGCTCGATTCCCCGTCATCGTGACTTTCGCCAGCTATACCCCGCAGGAAGTCGTCGCTCTTGGGCGCCGCCTGGCCGGCAGAGAGCATGTGGTCGTGGAGGACGCGGCGTGGGAGCTGTTGGGTGCTGAAGCTGCTCGGTTGCGGGCGATCCCCTATGGGCCCGGGACGCTGCTGGATGTGGCCGGCAACGCCCGTTATGTCGGTGAGGTGATCGCGGTGTGTCGGCGTGCGCGGACCCGCCGGTTGCGCAGAATGGCGCCCAGCCCCCGCGATCTCGAGCAATTCGTGCGCACCGACCCCTGTGTTCTTAACGTCAGCGCCGCGGATATGGAGCGTGCGATCGCTGCAGCGCGCCCGGCCGTGGCACCCTAAATTCGGTGTACCGACACTGATCCCGGAAGCACCGAAATCCCGGGTGCTCTGAATGCGGTGACAGGCAAGTCGATCACGAACCTCCCCATGTTGCTCTGAGTCTGGTGGTGGTTGCCGATGCGCGCCGGTGACCGTCAATCGCAGTATGCCCAGCATGGGTATTTGCTGGGAGGGTGTGAGTCCTTATGGGGGAGAAGGTGGTTGAACTGCGAGTCAGAGGCAAGCTGCGTCATTGGTGAGGTGGGGTTGGGCAGGAAGCTGGAGACGAAATCTTGCGTTGAGGGGTACGAATCGGGGAGGGGTGTTGGGTCGGGGTGGGTCGGTAGCGGGTGGTGACGCCTGTTGTATCGAAAGCGGTGGGTGCGTACATGGGGTCTTGTCTGGGGTTTGCTGGTTGTGTGGGATGGGTGGAGCAAATGTGTGTTGGGGTGCGGCTGCTGGTAGTTGCGTGTTGAATTAAAATTCGGGGGGGGGGTTAACTCCAGGCCTTCTTGAATCTCTGCAAGCATTGGTTCCTTTACTTTATATGGTTTGCGCGTTTCGATGTTTGCCGCGCCAACTTGACCGCTCTCACCTCAACTCGGCCGAAACTAAGCTGGTTCTCAGCTACTTTCTGACCATCCGATTTCGACTCACCGCTTAAAGGAGATGGTCGTGGATCTCGCAGCCCGCCCGCACATCACCGCCGCAGCCGCGTTAGCCAGCGCCGCTGCCCCGGCCCCCAATCCGATAACCCAGCACCCATCCGGCCGTCACGGGGCCCACGACTACCCCAGATGAGCGTGTCCACCGTTTAACTCACCGACACGGCCAACACCATGGTGGGCCTGTCCGCCGGGGTGGAAAGCGACTCGCCTTGTTGGCCAGCGAATCAAACGCGGCACGGTGTCTCGCGGAAGTCGTTAGCGCTCAATTCTTTTCAGGTCCGTGTCTCAAAGCATCGTTTTATCGACTATGACAGGAAGGCTCGCAGATGAAACGCAAACAGCACACAACGAGGCGAAATCGCCGTCACGCCAAGGCACGCCGGGGTGGCCGTGTGATCGGCCTGGGTACGGCAGCTAGCGCTTTCTTCACTGCCGCAATGGCTCCAGTTGTTGGCGCGCCTCCGGCACGCGCCGGGGTGCTCGACGCGATCATCGACCCCATCATCCAGCCCGTAATCTCCGCGGCCACCACCGCTGCCCAAGAAGGCATTAACGCGGGCACGGTCGCCCTCGACGGCGTGGGTGTGGGTGCGGCCGCGTTCGACGGTGTTGGCGCGAGCGCAGCCGCCTTCGAAGGTATTCATTCGGCTGCCCTGGAAGGCATTACCAACAGCATCAATGCCAGCATCGCCGCGCTGGGCGCCGGCGGGCTGCCCACGGCGGCTTTCGAGAGCATCAATTCTGGTGCGGCCGCCGTGGAGGGGATCAATATCAGTACCGCCGCCGTCGATCTCGGCGGCCTCGGCGCCGCTGCTTCTGGTACGGGCCCTACGACGGCGCTGAATCAACTCATTTACGGGGCATTCGACGGTTTCTACAACGGTATTCATGCGGCAGGTGAGTCGTGGATTGCCAGCCCGATTGGTCAGGCCGTGGACGGGCCGGTCAATGCGCCGTTCGTCGACGTGTTGGGGCGCGATGTGATCGGCAATGGCGTTAACGGTTTTACCGGCACCAACACCTCGTTGATTGGTCAGACCGGGTGGTTTGGCAATCTCGGTGATGGCGGGTTCTTGTTCGGTGATGGCGGCACCGGTGCGGCCGGTACCGCCGCTCACACCGCCGGTTTTGCCGGTGGCTCCGCCGGATTGATCGGCAACGGCGGTGTGGGCGGAAGCGGCGCGACATTTACCACCGGAAATACCAGCGGCGGCGCCGGCGGGGCGGGCGGCGCGGGCGGCATGCTGATGGGCAACGGCGGCCTGGGTGGGGTCGGCGGCGGCGCCAGCGGCGGCGGCACGGGCGGGTATGGCGGCGCCGGCGGTGGCGGCGGCTTGCTGTTCGGCAATGGGGGCAATGGGGGCAACGGCAGCTTTGGCGGTGCTGGTGGCGGCTTTGGCGGCAAGGGTGGTGCCGGCGGGAATGGTGGCTTGCTGGTCGGTAATGGTGGTGTGGGCGGTCAGGCCGGCAATGGCGGCATCGGTGTCGGCGGTTACGGCGGTGACGGCGGTAGGGGTGGTGCTGGCGGTGTGAGCGGGCTGCTGGCCGGTAACGGCGGCAACGGCGGTAACGGCGGCATCGGCTACTACTACGGTCGCGGCGCCGGGGCCGGCGGGGCCGGCGGCCTGGCCGGGCTCCTCGGCCAAATCGGTGCAGCCGGCAGCACACCGACCGGCTGATACCCCAGTCGGCGCAATGGCCTTCTGCACTGCCCCGATCAGATCACCGTCGCGCGATTCCAGCGCCCCGGCCACACACACACCGTTTAACGGTTCTCCCGCACTATCAGACATGAGCAAAGGAACGATGGACATGCAACAGCTCGCAGCTTTTCGGCCACTGGTCACCGCGGGTGCCGCGGCAGTAGGTGCCAGCCTGATCGCCCTGACACCGGCAGTCTCCAACAATGTGGCATCTGATCTTCAGCGCAGCACGGTCACTATCCAGCACCGCGCGGTCACGCTAGCCGATGACGTCGTCAACCCCCTACAGACGTGGATCGACATCCTCCCCACGGCACTGACCAACCTGCAGGAAATATACAAAGGACCGTGGAGTACGTTGCCGGGGTCGTGGAGTACAGTTCCGTTTCCCGTCACCCAGCAGCTTGCGGCCAACGGGCTGTGGTACGCAACGGACTACGTCAACCACTACCACGAGGCTGCGGATAATCTCGTCGGTTACTTCACCGGGGCTGGTGGAGCGTATAGCTTTCCCGAGTTACTCCAACAGATATCCGCTGACTTCGCATCCCGCAACTTCGCCGAGTGGAGCCAAGCTATATATGTAGCCTTCTGGTTTGCGCCAATTTTCAACGTGGAGCCGCTCGAAGGGATTCTTTTAATCCCCTATCAGATGCTCCAGGACCTCACAAACGGGTACTACTCTTTGGTGAACGTCGGTGTACAAAACATCGCGCTCTACGGTGTTCTCGGCCTGCCCCAAGCCGCGGCGGACCAGTTCGGTGACAGTCTTCAAGCTGTTTATGATTCAGCGACTGCGGGGGATCCGCTGGGTGTGCTAACCAACCTGCTCAATTTCCCAGGCGCAATGACGAACGCCCTCATCAACGGTGCATCTGTAGCGGGCGCCGGCGACCCTGTTAACGGCTTGTTGACCCCTGGCCAGGGCCTGCTTAATACCATCGCGAACGCCGTGGTTCCCGGTTTGGCGGATGCAATCGCCAATCCCAATGCTCAGAATGTCGTGGAGGGTGGGAGTCTCCGGGTCGCACTCGAGGGGTTCCTGCACGT
The nucleotide sequence above comes from Mycobacterium malmoense. Encoded proteins:
- a CDS encoding AAA family ATPase, producing the protein MSVRRGELGEEEAAAAVLGGRNARGGVVLAAECQEVLEWAQARIDELIGLTEAKEHFTMWRTALQTSHHRLEHSGAVTSSAENHMVFLGAPGTAKRTFARVIAEVLFGVGTLTRPDVTKVAAHHITVSDPARSTAKMKEVCEQARGGVLFIDQAHRLVSDTEDHCCCGVDAIITLQACMAQYCDELVVILAGYPGPMQDFLTAHTGLAARFPVTLAFASYTPEEIVALGHRFAVKEHLVVEDTAWQLLGAEATRLRSIPYGPGTLLDVAGNARYVGEVIAVCRRARTRRLRRLAPSPRDLEQLVCTDPCVLNVSAADMGRAIAAARPAVAP
- a CDS encoding AAA family ATPase — protein: MFVCRREWGEEEAADEVGGGAGVEGRLIVRARAVLEEPGCRTVASGTGMGEAGTDTSRGMCASAGLAGECREVLEWARARVDELVGVAEAKERFALWCTAFQIDQCRVEHGLVRSCAGNHMVFLGAPGTGKTTFARVVGEVLFGVGTLTRPQVTVVSAGDIVGGDLWRGAARMRDVCEDARGGVLLIDEAYRLVPDTEDHCFGVEAITTLRACMAAYRNGLVVILAGCPGPMRDFLTDHAGLAARFPVIVTFASYTPQEVVALGRRLAGREHVVVEDAAWELLGAEAARLRAIPYGPGTLLDVAGNARYVGEVIAVCRRARTRRLRRMAPSPRDLEQFVRTDPCVLNVSAADMERAIAAARPAVAP